The DNA region CAGGCTACATGAAGGCAGCACCATATAGGATTTTAAGGGTGTTTTCCaccctaaatgattctgtgggCACAAGCTGTTTAAGAGTAAAAGATAACAAGGCACTTAGCTCCACCCACTAAAGACCTGCTCAGATTGGCCTCACATCTAGGTGCTCTCCAGGCCAGCAGAGACCAATTCCTGTAAGGCATTTTTCACCAAACTAGTTGTGTCTCATCACTTGTACCTGAGTTTCTATCTCCTCCTTCTGGCTGAATAACCCAGCTTAGAGATCTCATTATGGAGAAACTTCTTAATAACTTGCCTAAAAGTGCCTGGGCTCACTTCCTACCCATTTGTACCCCACTCTGCAGTCATGTACCTTTCTGACAGGTACCATTACAGTACACAGGCACTGCAGATAATGGCcagattcctgctgctggaTAAAACCAGATTTACTTAAAACCTGGTAATTTACCTCTTGCCTTCCCAGACACACAGCAAACATTCCTCAGAGAAGAGACTATGACTACCATGCCTTATGTAATACCAGGAAAACAAGAAGAATCCCCAAACATCACTAAAGGAACCACAATAAAGGAAAGTGAATTATCCTGGACTTCAGCATGGCAAAATACTTAAGTCTCAAGAACACTTATATCAAGATGCTCAGCATGTTTCCTAAAACCCAAATTTCCAATTCACTCAGGCAAACAATATTCCCTACAAATATTCTGTTAATTCATGTTAGTGCTTCATGGTTTACTATTTGATCTAAAATGTTACTTCTGTGcaaaagagggaaataaaagtgGTTTACAACAGCCACAAATTCTCTACTAAAAACAGCCACTGTCTGCCTGTTAGCATTTTTTATGTATAATTGAGTTTTTTTCATAATGATCTACCATTGCTTACATTCTGACACTCATAGTTTAGGAGTTAGAATGGAAGCAAGATAAACCTTCCAAATTATTAGAGTGTCCAGCTGAGATCAGACACTGCAATTGGCATAATTATTCCTCCCATTTTGCTTCACTAAATTAGAGAAATGGTCAAGCAACTGCACAGAGATATCGCTAGGTCTGCCATCCATAAGCTTCCTGTGTATTTTGAGTTCAAAATGCATAGTTAATGCATGTCAACTGCTGAAAATAAGAGTAATTTAGGATTAATTGTCACTCAGTGCTCCAGAGAGCTCTGTGACTGTAAAATAGCCTAATCAGGCAACCTGTGACTGGCCATAGTCCCAAGGTACAATAAAGGGTGCTCAGAAAAACAAGACTCTGCAACCAGTAACAGGCTCTGAGACCGCAGGCTCGCTACAGCCTTCCTTCCCTCACTACTTCAATGTATTAATCATTCTTAGGGGCATGAGGATCCCACAGAATGAGACTCCAAGCAGATGTACATTTTACAAGCTGGTGTTTGTGGTGTTCGCTGACGTTCAGCGCTCTCTGCCGACTTACCCTGTCAGCTTTTAAGACAAAGATCCAGAAGAGGAGGGGGCCTAAGCCATAAACAGCTCCGAGAAAGGACGTCCTGGGTGTCGGGCGGAATGTCGGGTAGACGTTCTGCGACTTCGCATAGGCCCAGCGGATCAAGGCGGGATTTTCCTGGGGTGCAAAGACAACAGCGGTGAGGCCGCGGGGCTCCGCACTGGCCCCTCAACCCGGGCACCGAGGCCGAGGCACAGCGGGAAGGGCACCAAGGTCACGGGGAGGGCGGCAGCGTCCCGCCGCcaggccccggccccggccccagcaCGGCCGGAGGAGCGGGCCCCGCTCCGGGACCCGCCGGGTGAGGCGGGCgagccccgcgctgcccccgccgcCCCTCGGCCCCTCCGTCCCCACTCACGATGACGGCGGGCGGGCTGGGGTTGTTGAGCTGCAGCAGGTACTGCCGCTTGAGCCGGGAGCGGATCGCCAGGCGCTCGGCCTCGGCGCGCAGCTTCTCCGGCGATGTGTCGAAGGTGGCGGGGTCGAGCTCGGCGGGCAGCGAGACGTAGCGATTCGGCCTGTAGAGCTTGGCCGCCGATGGAGGCGGTGCCCACGCCATCTTGGAGAGCCGGCCGTGCCGGCGTGGGGGCGGTGCCGGCcctgccccgccccgcccgctgcGGGAGCGGCCGCCTCCCCTCACGGAGCCGGAGCCGGCAATGGTTTGGGCTGCAGGCATGTTAAAGTTCATCCTCTTCCAGCGCcgctgccgtgggcagggacaacgtccactagaccaggttaacagagccccatccagcctgatggggcatccacagcttctctggggaacctgtgccagtgccttaCCACACTCAGGGTAGAGGATTTTTTCTGTAATGTCTAACCGAAACCTACTCTTTCGATTTGAACCCGTTCCCTCACCTCCTGTCACTACGTTCTCTTGCAAATAATCTTTCCCCATCTTTACTGTGAGCTCCCTTCCAGGTACTGGAAGACCACACTTAGGTCACCTCAAAGCCTTCTCCTtcccaggctgaacaagcccagttctctcagcctttcctcgtgggagaggtgctccatccctctgatcatcttgttggcctcctctggactcgctccaacaggtccatgtccttcctgtgctgggccccagagctggatgcagtgtTCCAGGCGGGATTTCGCAGAGCAAAGGgacagaatcccctcccttaTCCTtaggatgcagcccaggacaggttTGGCCTTCTGGGTTGTGAGTGCCCGTGGCCAGagcatgtccagcctctcacccagcagcacccctggTCACAGCTGCTCTCGATCTGTTCACCCCCCATCCTGTGTTGATACCAGAGTTGTtctgacccaggtgcagcacttggtcttgttaaacctcatgagATTCCCAGGTACCCACTTCTCCAGCCTGTCTTGGCCTTACCCGGCCTCACCTGCTGTGGCTCAGGGCATGTCAGGGGAGGGTTTTGTTCTCACAATAACAACAGTCCCAGCAGGTAAATTTTTCCTGTCCCCTGCAATTAAAATGGCCTTCAGGATGGGTTACAGGTCAGGAGTGTTGACCTCTTTGAGTCTGCTGGGACAAGGGGGTGCCATTGCTGTGGGGATGTTTACTGCCCTTTTGAACAGTATTTCTATGTTTTAGAAAGTGTAGTTAATGTATGTCaaactgctgaaaataaatCTCTTAAAATTACAGGATcatgaaatcacagaatattctgtgttgGAAGTGACCCACAAGGATCGAGTCCAACTTAGCCCTGCACAGAttcatccccaagagtcacaccctgtgcctgagggcattgtccaaacacttcttgaactctgtcaggctgggtgctgtgaccacttccctggggagcctgttccagtgcccaacaaCCCTccgggggaagaaccttttcctgatatccaacctaaaccccCCCGTGGTCGACTttaggccattccctcaggtcctgtcattgttcaccagagagaagagatcagtacCTGTCCCTCCAcctcccctcacaaggaaggaTGGCAATTAATTTACACTCTCAGTGCTACAGAGAGCTTTGTTATAGCTATATTTGaacattaattaatttttgaacTGAATAAAAAGTCCCTACATCTGAACAGTATTCCATGTTATGCAAGAGATATGTTGCAGGCAGACAGTATTTGCAAATCTCACCGTTTCTGGCTTTCAGCTTCAAATTGTCCCTTTGATTCTTTAACTAAGGCTGAGCTGACTGGACAAGCTGCCAGGTAACCTCCAGGATTCTCAAGAGGTGACTCACTACCTTGACAGACACTACTGACATGTTCAGGATTCACCCTCTGCTTGGTGAACACTGGGCAAAGAAAACAGGGGTTTGACCTTGCACTGCTTTTGGCCAGTGtgaaggccaatggcatcctggcctggatcagcaatggtggggccagcaggagcagggcagggattgtccccctgtgcctggcactggtgaggccacacctcgagtgctgtgcccagttctggggCCCTCTgtacaagaaggacattgaggtgctggagagtgcccagaaaagggcaacagagctggggaagggtctggagcacaagtcctgtgaggagcagctggggttgtttagcctggagaaaaggaggctcaggggagaccttattgctctcAGTAACTGTGTGAAAGGAGGTTGTGGCCAGATGTGGAGTTGGTCTCTGGTCCCATACAGCAAGTGACTGGACAAGGGAAAATGGCCTcaggttgtgccaggggaggtttagattggatattaagaaaatatttttcaccaAAAGGATTAtccagcactggaacaggctgctccaggaaGTAGTGAACCTTCTCCATAGATATTCAAAAGATGTGGCATGTGGGGACACTGTCTAGtgatggacttggcagtgctgggttaatcATTGGACCTGATGATCTTAGAGTTATTTTacaaccttaatgattcttaGGCTTTGTCTTAAAGAGGTTTTTATCTTGTTGGTATTAAGTACTTTGGTTTCCAGTGATGTAAAAACAATGCAAGTTGCCTTTCTGGAAACAAAGTAGCCAATGAACAAGTTTACTgttgtgttttcttcttctaGTCTACAAAAGAGTGGTAGTTATGCTGATTGGGACCCAGTAAGTTGCTGTGCAGAGGTAGTTATGGCCCGATTCGCTCTGTGCTAACTGCAGACTCAGGTAATGTTGGATAAGGGATTACAATTTCCTCCTAAGCATACACAAAATAATGCTGCTGACTTTATTTAAGATACTGTGTTTTGGCACTGCAATAATAGAGCACAAGCTCTTCCTCACATCCTACAATTTCACTCTTTTTTCCTAAGCACTTAGAAAATAAATGACCTCCTTTTGGTCCGAACAGCTAATTAGGAGTTGTGGCTTGCTTTCAGCAGGATGAAATACAAGTTGGATGTTTCTGCAGTTTGTGTACCTTGAGCATCCCCACCATAACACATAGCATTAGGTGCATTTCCCTCTCTCAAGTACAAGCCTATAGTCATCTCAGAAATCTCTCCAGCTTTTGCACCCCCATTTTCTTCACAAGCATGTGTCTGAAAATCCAAGTGAAAACCAAGCTGCTTCATTCACAGCCAGCTCCCACGGAAGTACCTAATATGCCTTGTTGCTTTTTCTCCCAGGACTTTCAGCTTGGGTCAGTGGCTCCtaaagcatggaaaaatatGCTCCCTTTACTTCCCATTTTGTGACCACTGGATTTAGTGAGCTCAGTGTCTCCAGCTCCATGATTTGTGTCTCTCTTCGTAACCAGCATGTAGAGAGCTGCTTTAGCAGCACAGTACCTAtaccagcagcactgccatgtGGCACTCCTGTGGTACTTTCATCTCTGAGTGTTCCCAAGGACTTGGCAGCCTGtgcctcccagcccctgcatggcttgctgcttttaaagctgctcctccctgctctctcttATTTCTTAGTAAAAGGACACGTGCAGCCTTGAAACAGATTGATTCCTGGCAGAAGCAGGAGTGCAGATTGGATTAGCAAACTGGGAAGGGTTAGCTGCTCTGTGGgaagtggtggggttttttccctctttgctGCATCACAGAGTGGAACAGAAGactcctgttcctgcagctctcccaaaGCACTTCCAAACAGCCAGATGT from Melospiza georgiana isolate bMelGeo1 chromosome 2, bMelGeo1.pri, whole genome shotgun sequence includes:
- the NDUFB4 gene encoding NADH dehydrogenase [ubiquinone] 1 beta subcomplex subunit 4; translated protein: MAWAPPPSAAKLYRPNRYVSLPAELDPATFDTSPEKLRAEAERLAIRSRLKRQYLLQLNNPSPPAVIENPALIRWAYAKSQNVYPTFRPTPRTSFLGAVYGLGPLLFWIFVLKADRDRKEKRIQEGKLKPSPISIFF